The following are encoded in a window of Halomarina salina genomic DNA:
- a CDS encoding glycosyltransferase family 2 protein, with protein MSEEAPLVSVVVPTYGRPEFLPEAIESVVDQTYDEIELVVVDDCSPSPVEPQLDGVDTGDRTLRVVRHEENQGANAARSTGIEASDGEFVAFIDDDDVWLPEKVERQVAAFEDPDVGLVATGLRYESHGEVTHVLRPQVSGDATVDLLCGDPFGTFSTLMVRRSTVDAAGLPDERFPCWQDREWPIRLSRHGQVVSVREPLVVHRMGDHEQITDDFETKRDVAYPLFVETFRPLAADYGSDVERRLVAGRATAVAGSALKAGHYDDARRFAARAIRTDPTDHEGYLLLAVSLGGRPLFRTLQRVKRAVAGRRATDGA; from the coding sequence ATGAGCGAGGAGGCACCGCTGGTGAGCGTCGTCGTCCCGACGTACGGACGGCCCGAGTTCCTCCCCGAGGCCATCGAGAGCGTCGTCGACCAGACGTACGACGAGATCGAACTCGTCGTCGTCGACGACTGCTCGCCGTCGCCCGTCGAACCGCAACTCGACGGCGTCGACACCGGCGACCGGACGCTCCGGGTGGTCCGCCACGAGGAGAACCAGGGCGCGAACGCCGCCCGGTCGACCGGCATCGAAGCGAGCGACGGCGAGTTCGTCGCGTTCATCGACGACGACGACGTCTGGCTCCCCGAGAAGGTCGAGCGCCAGGTGGCCGCCTTCGAGGACCCCGACGTGGGCCTCGTCGCGACCGGCCTGCGCTACGAGTCCCACGGCGAGGTGACGCACGTGCTTCGACCCCAGGTCTCGGGCGACGCGACGGTCGACCTGCTGTGTGGCGACCCGTTCGGCACGTTCTCGACGCTGATGGTCCGTCGGTCGACCGTCGACGCCGCCGGACTCCCCGACGAGCGGTTCCCCTGCTGGCAGGACCGCGAGTGGCCCATCCGCCTGTCGCGACACGGCCAGGTCGTGTCGGTGCGGGAACCGCTGGTCGTCCACCGGATGGGCGACCACGAGCAGATCACCGACGACTTCGAGACGAAGCGCGACGTCGCGTACCCGCTGTTCGTCGAGACGTTCCGGCCGCTGGCGGCCGACTACGGTTCCGACGTCGAGCGGCGACTCGTCGCGGGGCGCGCGACGGCCGTCGCGGGGTCGGCGCTGAAAGCGGGCCACTACGACGACGCCCGCCGGTTCGCCGCCCGCGCGATTCGGACCGACCCGACGGACCACGAGGGTTACCTGCTGCTGGCGGTGTCGCTCGGCGGCCGACCGCTGTTCCGGACGCTCCAGCGGGTGAAGCGGGCCGTCGCCGGGCGACGGGCGACCGACGGCGCGTGA
- a CDS encoding lipopolysaccharide biosynthesis protein gives MGLRSLLRRLVSTDGSLASRTVIGGIWVAMTNGGARVLQLVMLVVLARLLSPEEFGLMGIALLVIAALTRFSQLGLDQALIQRPEENVDDYFGTVWILSILRALVIGGAAFLSAPYVADFFGEPRAVIVPLLSLIALGPIARGLENPAAVYFEKDLEFHKQFLLVVSRAGTRVTVSIGYALYDPSVYALAYGYVAGYTAQTVFSYILADRWFRPSFDLEKARELIDYGKWLMGSGILSYLYGEGDDVFVGRVLSTQALGYYQLAYRLSNAPATEVAQTISKVVMPAYSKIQDDIPAVREGFRRTLRLSTLVAFPLGIGIIAVADPFVATFLGSQWGPMVLPMQVLTLYGLLRALRTPAAPLFKALGRPDLMTKLQVVSLVVMAVTIYPLTVTFDLGLVGASLAVVLSGAAYLPPAAIVTRRLIDERLRTLVVVPMYPAVASLVMGAVAYGAGQAVSQAVGIPAVTFVVTTLVGMVVYPAVLFALEWQFDFGLNELIRQVRQGI, from the coding sequence GTGGGGCTACGCTCACTCCTCCGGCGGCTCGTCTCCACCGACGGCTCGCTCGCCTCGCGGACGGTCATCGGCGGCATCTGGGTCGCGATGACCAACGGCGGGGCGCGGGTGCTCCAGCTGGTGATGCTGGTCGTCCTCGCGCGACTGCTGTCGCCCGAGGAGTTCGGGCTGATGGGCATCGCGCTGCTCGTCATCGCGGCGCTCACGCGGTTCTCACAGCTCGGGCTCGACCAGGCGCTCATCCAGCGCCCCGAGGAGAACGTCGACGACTACTTCGGGACGGTCTGGATACTCAGCATCCTCCGCGCGCTCGTCATCGGCGGCGCCGCGTTCCTCTCCGCACCGTACGTCGCCGACTTCTTCGGCGAACCGCGGGCCGTCATCGTCCCGCTCCTCTCGCTCATCGCGCTCGGGCCGATCGCCCGCGGGCTGGAGAACCCCGCTGCCGTCTACTTCGAGAAGGACCTCGAGTTCCACAAGCAGTTCCTGCTCGTCGTCTCCCGCGCGGGGACGCGCGTCACCGTCTCCATCGGCTACGCGCTGTACGACCCGTCGGTGTACGCGCTCGCGTACGGCTACGTCGCCGGGTACACCGCCCAGACGGTGTTCTCGTACATCCTCGCCGACCGGTGGTTCCGGCCGTCGTTCGACCTCGAGAAGGCCCGCGAGCTCATCGACTACGGGAAGTGGCTCATGGGGTCGGGTATCCTCTCGTACCTCTACGGCGAGGGTGACGACGTGTTCGTCGGCCGCGTCCTCTCGACCCAGGCGCTCGGCTACTACCAGCTGGCCTACCGGCTGTCGAACGCGCCCGCGACCGAGGTCGCACAGACCATCTCGAAGGTCGTGATGCCGGCGTACTCGAAGATACAGGACGACATCCCCGCGGTCCGCGAGGGGTTCCGCCGGACGCTCCGGCTCTCGACGCTCGTCGCGTTCCCGCTCGGTATCGGCATCATCGCCGTCGCCGACCCGTTCGTCGCGACGTTCCTCGGCTCCCAGTGGGGACCGATGGTCCTCCCGATGCAGGTGCTGACGCTGTACGGCCTCCTGCGAGCCCTTCGGACGCCCGCGGCACCGCTGTTCAAGGCCCTGGGCCGCCCGGACCTGATGACGAAACTCCAGGTCGTCTCGCTCGTCGTCATGGCCGTCACCATCTACCCGCTGACGGTGACGTTCGACCTCGGTCTCGTCGGGGCGTCGCTGGCGGTCGTCCTCTCGGGGGCCGCCTACCTCCCGCCCGCCGCCATCGTGACGAGGCGACTCATCGACGAACGCCTGCGGACGCTCGTCGTCGTCCCGATGTACCCGGCGGTCGCCAGTCTCGTGATGGGTGCCGTCGCCTACGGGGCGGGGCAGGCCGTCTCCCAGGCCGTGGGCATCCCGGCCGTGACGTTCGTCGTGACGACGCTCGTCGGGATGGTCGTCTACCCGGCGGTGCTGTTCGCGCTGGAGTGGCAGTTCGACTTCGGACTGAACGAACTCATCAGACAGGTCAGACAGGGTATCTGA
- a CDS encoding lipopolysaccharide biosynthesis protein translates to MIRRLLRLVRGALSPGDGLTERTVKGGMWVAALNVTDRMLQLVLMVILANLLGAAELGLFGVALVVMSGVKRFSELGINQSLIYEREENVDHMLNTAWLLDTARSVAVFLVLFLIAHPLANLLNAPDAAILIQFIGLGQVFIGLRNPGVVYFEKDLQFHKQFGYIMSGSVVQFVGAIAYAMYVEETAMALVAAFVASDFVRMSASYLLHDYRPSVSFDMESARSMIHYGKWLTANSILYFLYSEGDDLLVSGFLGPASLAFYQLAYRFSNAPATEVTHVISSVAFPAYSKVQDDTKALREGFHRTLQMTTFLSFPLAMGIFAITPAFVEAFLDPEFEAMILTMQILAVFGLMRSMVATFGPVFKATGRPDLIAKFSLLRVVLLAIGLPLVLWQYGQPGGLPFGLTGIEGAALVILGVQIVPMTELDVLYATRIVETSYARILRDVAYPLAGSLGMAAVVLGVDGALDVAPVVEFFVLAVVGAATYGVAVLVLDRLGWGVGRNVRTMVASMSG, encoded by the coding sequence ATGATACGCCGACTCCTCCGTCTCGTCCGAGGCGCGCTCTCCCCCGGTGACGGGCTGACGGAACGCACCGTCAAGGGCGGGATGTGGGTGGCGGCGCTCAACGTCACCGACCGGATGCTCCAGCTCGTCCTGATGGTCATCCTGGCGAACCTGCTGGGCGCGGCGGAGCTGGGACTGTTCGGCGTCGCGCTCGTCGTGATGAGCGGCGTCAAGCGGTTCTCCGAACTCGGCATCAATCAGTCGCTCATCTACGAACGCGAGGAGAACGTCGACCACATGCTCAACACCGCGTGGCTGCTCGACACCGCGCGGTCGGTCGCCGTCTTCCTCGTCCTGTTCCTCATCGCCCACCCGCTCGCGAACCTGCTGAACGCGCCCGACGCCGCCATCCTCATCCAGTTCATCGGTCTCGGGCAGGTGTTCATCGGGCTGCGCAACCCCGGCGTCGTCTACTTCGAGAAGGACCTCCAGTTCCACAAGCAGTTCGGCTACATCATGTCGGGGTCGGTCGTCCAGTTCGTCGGCGCGATCGCCTACGCGATGTACGTCGAGGAGACGGCGATGGCGCTGGTGGCCGCGTTCGTCGCCAGCGACTTCGTCCGGATGTCCGCCTCCTACCTCCTCCACGACTACCGGCCGAGCGTCTCCTTCGACATGGAGTCCGCCCGGAGCATGATCCACTACGGGAAGTGGCTCACGGCCAACTCCATCCTCTACTTCCTCTACAGCGAGGGCGACGACCTGCTCGTCAGCGGCTTCCTCGGCCCGGCGTCGCTGGCGTTCTACCAGCTCGCCTACCGCTTCTCGAACGCGCCCGCCACGGAGGTCACGCACGTCATCTCCAGCGTCGCGTTCCCGGCGTACTCGAAGGTCCAGGACGACACGAAGGCGCTGCGCGAGGGGTTCCACCGCACGCTCCAGATGACGACGTTCCTCTCGTTCCCGCTCGCGATGGGCATCTTCGCCATCACCCCGGCGTTCGTCGAGGCGTTCCTCGACCCCGAGTTCGAGGCGATGATACTCACCATGCAGATACTCGCGGTCTTCGGGCTGATGCGCTCGATGGTGGCGACGTTCGGGCCCGTGTTTAAGGCGACCGGTCGCCCCGACCTCATCGCGAAGTTCTCGCTCCTGCGGGTCGTCCTGCTCGCCATCGGCCTCCCGCTCGTGCTGTGGCAGTACGGACAGCCCGGCGGACTGCCGTTCGGGCTGACGGGCATCGAGGGGGCCGCGCTGGTCATCCTCGGCGTCCAGATCGTCCCCATGACGGAGCTCGACGTCCTGTACGCGACCCGGATCGTCGAGACGAGCTACGCGCGCATCCTCCGTGACGTCGCCTACCCGCTCGCCGGGAGCCTCGGGATGGCCGCCGTCGTCCTCGGCGTCGACGGGGCGCTCGACGTCGCTCCCGTCGTCGAGTTCTTCGTCCTCGCGGTCGTGGGGGCCGCGACGTACGGCGTCGCCGTCCTCGTCCTCGACAGACTGGGCTGGGGCGTCGGCAGGAACGTTCGAACGATGGTCGCCTCCATGTCCGGGTGA